From the genome of Pseudonocardia sp. EC080619-01:
CCCGACCCGCGGGGTCCATCTCGCCCACCGGCTGGCCGCCGCCATCACCGACTTCGCCGGCGTCGCCCCGGCCGTCGGCTCGGTCGACGCCACCCTCTACCGCGACGACCTGCGGCGCGGCCCGGCCCGCGCGCTGGAGTCCACCGCGATGCCCGAGGGCGGTGTGGACGACAAGCTGGTCGTGCTCGTCGACGACGTCCTGATGTCCGGGCGCACCACCCGCGCCGCGCTGGACGCCCTGCGCGACGAGGGCCGTCCGCGGATCGTCCAGCTGGCCGTGCTCGTCGACCGCGGGCACCGCGAGCTGCCGATCCGCGCCGACTACGTCGGCAAGAACGTCCCGACCTCGCGCTCGGAGCAGATCCTGCTGTCGCTCACCGAGATCGACGGCAGCGACGGTGTGTGGATCGGTCAGGGGGAGTCCGCGTGAGGCACCTGCTCTCGGCCGCCGACCTCGACGCGAGCGAGGCCACGGCGCTGCTCGACACCGCGGACCGGCTGCGGCAGGCCCTGCTGGGCCGCGAGGTCCGCAAGCTGCCGACGCTGCGCGGCCGCACGGTCATCACGATGTTCTACGAGAACTCCACCCGCACCCGGGTGTCGTTCGAGATCGCCGGCAAGTGGATGAGCGCGGACACCGTGAACGTGTCGGCGTCCGGCTCGTCGGTCTCGAAGGGCGAGTCGTTGCGCGACACCGCCCTCACGCTGTCGTCGATGGGCGCCGACTGCGTGGTGGCCCGGCACCCGGCGTCGGGCGCGGCGCACCGGCTGGCGCACTGGGTGGACGCCGACCGTGAGGTCACCGGCACGCCCACCGCGATCGTCAACGCCGGCGACGGCACCCACGAGCACCCCACCCAGGCCCTGCTCGACGCCGCGACGCTGCGGGACCGGCTCGGCGGCATCGCCGGGCGCCGGGTCGCGATCGTCGGCGACGTCCTGCACTCCCGGGTCGCGCGGTCCAACGTGCTGCTGCTCGCCACCCTCGGCGCCGAGGTGGTGCTGGTGGCGCCGCCGACGCTGCTGCCGGCCGGCGTCGAGTCCTGGCCGTGCCGGGTCTCGCACGAGCTGGACGCGGAGCTGCCCGCGCTGGACGCGGTGATGATGCTGCGCGTGCAGGCGGAGCGGAT
Proteins encoded in this window:
- the pyrR gene encoding bifunctional pyr operon transcriptional regulator/uracil phosphoribosyltransferase PyrR; this translates as MAQNRRGDIGAQDPGRELLSAADVTRTVARIAHQIIEKTAFGTDRPDDLVLLGVPTRGVHLAHRLAAAITDFAGVAPAVGSVDATLYRDDLRRGPARALESTAMPEGGVDDKLVVLVDDVLMSGRTTRAALDALRDEGRPRIVQLAVLVDRGHRELPIRADYVGKNVPTSRSEQILLSLTEIDGSDGVWIGQGESA
- a CDS encoding aspartate carbamoyltransferase catalytic subunit → MRHLLSAADLDASEATALLDTADRLRQALLGREVRKLPTLRGRTVITMFYENSTRTRVSFEIAGKWMSADTVNVSASGSSVSKGESLRDTALTLSSMGADCVVARHPASGAAHRLAHWVDADREVTGTPTAIVNAGDGTHEHPTQALLDAATLRDRLGGIAGRRVAIVGDVLHSRVARSNVLLLATLGAEVVLVAPPTLLPAGVESWPCRVSHELDAELPALDAVMMLRVQAERMHGGFFPSSREYAVRYGLSEDRSRLLRDDAVVLHPGPMIRGMEIAPAVADAPSSAVLHQVRNGVHVRMAVLYHLLAGAPE